A stretch of Dromaius novaehollandiae isolate bDroNov1 chromosome 8, bDroNov1.hap1, whole genome shotgun sequence DNA encodes these proteins:
- the LOC135329087 gene encoding PHD finger protein 7-like, with product MKRKARQSREDGESKYLAEGLYQRGTDEDGFCRFLPEDIRQAVNRAAQKTCCVCGKMGATVACQQKRCARKFHFPCGSRQGCVSQFFGEFRSLCWEHRPQQTVETHQDGDTVCIICMEPVEDRTSYSTMVCPFCKHAWFHRGCIQGHALRSALKHFACPLCKDREKFLPEMWRLGIRIPDRRLAWEEEEEQNLEDLYETYSHCDASQCLYRGGREQSEEEGLAEGALGPIIQVINEDIKE from the exons atgaagcggaaggctcgccagtcgagggaggatggtgagagcaaa taTCTTGCTGAAGGGCTTTACCAGAGAGGCACGGATGAGGATGGATTCTGCCGGTTCCTCCCTGAGGATATCAGGCAGGCAGTGAATCGGGCAGCCCAGAAG acctgctgtgtctGTGGAAAGATGGGGGCCACCGTTGCATGCCAGCAGAAGCGATGCGcccgcaagttccacttcccctgcgggtCCAGACagggctgcgtctcgcagttctttggggagttcAG GTcattgtgctgggagcatcgcccacagcagacagtggagacgcaccaAGACGGGGACACCGtgtgcatcatctgcatggagcccgtggaggacaggacctcctacagcaccatggtgtgtcccttctgcaagcacgcctggttccaccgaggctgcatccag GGACATGCTCTCCGTTCTGCTTTGAAGCACTTTGCGTGTCCCTTGTGCAAGGACCGTGAGAAGTTTCTGCCTGAGATGTGGCGCCTGGGTATCCGCATACCTGACAG aagactggcttgggaggaggaggaggagcagaactTGGAAGACCTATATGAAACATACAGCCACTgtgatgccagccagtgcctttaccggggaggcagggagcagtcagaagaggaggg GCTTGCTGAAGGTGCcctcggtcccatcatccaggtcattaatgaagatattaaagagTAG